A region of Pseudorca crassidens isolate mPseCra1 chromosome 8, mPseCra1.hap1, whole genome shotgun sequence DNA encodes the following proteins:
- the LOC137228728 gene encoding LOW QUALITY PROTEIN: aldo-keto reductase family 1 member B10-like (The sequence of the model RefSeq protein was modified relative to this genomic sequence to represent the inferred CDS: deleted 1 base in 1 codon; substituted 1 base at 1 genomic stop codon), which yields MSAHPQPLAPPSAARVSTIKRGRRQRICSLTVATVVELSTKANLGLGTWKSTPGKVREAVKVATDIGCRHLDCAYAYENEHEVGEAIQEKIXEKVVKQEAMEELVDEGLVKNIGISNFNHFQIERLLNKPRLKYKPVLTSDEDCSLLQIECHLYLRQEKLIQYCQSKGITVMAYSPLGSPDRPGRVQPPSTGSTFAKLLTLQSPWDSSLLEDPKIKEIAAKHKKSTAQVLIRFHIRRNMVVIPKSVTTARIAENFQVRFQLVGPGFLSGGGDGRDSLTRPLMLSLSFLWAFPPSQHLAISQARELTSELR from the exons ATGtctgcccacccccagcctctagCTCCTCCCTCTGCAGCCAGAGTCAGCACCATTAAGCGGGGCAGAAGACAACGAATCTGCTCACTCACCGTGGCCACCGTTGTGGAGCTCAGTACTAAGGCCAACTTGGGCCTGGGCACCTGGAAG tCTACCCCAGGCAAAGTCAGAGAGGCTGTGAAAGTGGCCACTGACATAGGATGTCGCCACTTGGACTGTGCTTATGCCTACGAGAATGAGCATGAGGTG GGGGAAGCCATCCAAGAGAAGATCTGAGAGAAGGTTGTGAAGCAGGAG gccatggaggaactGGTGGACGAGGGGCTGGTGAAAAACATTGGGATCTCCAACTTCAACCACTTCCAGATTGAAAGGCTCTTGAACAAACCTAGACTGAAATACAAACCAGTGCTTACCAG TGATGAGGATTGTTCCCTTTTACAGATTGAGTGTCACCTATACCTCAGGCAGGAGAAATTGATCCAGTACTGCCAGTCTAAGGGCATCACTGTCATGGCTTACAGCCCTCTGGGCTCTCCAGATAGACCTGGGCGAG TTCAGCCACCCAGCACTGGATCAACCTTTGCAAAATTACTGACACTTCAAAGCCCATGG GACTCGTCCCTACTGGAGGATCCCAAGATTAAGGAGATTGCTGCAAAGCACAAAAAATCCACAGCCCA GGTTCTGATCCGGTTCCATATCCGGAGGAACATGGTCGTAATTCCCAAGTCTGTGACGACAGCACGCATCGCTGAGAACTTTCAGGTAAGGTTCCAGCTGGTTGGCCCTGGTTTTCTCAGTGGAGGAGGTGACGGGAGAGATTCCCTCACCAGGCCTCTCATGCTGTCCCTGAGTTTTCTGTGGGCTTTTCCCCCTTCCCAGCACCTTGCAATCTCTCAGGCCAGGGAGCTGACCTCAGAGCTGAGATGA